Genomic DNA from Pelosinus sp. UFO1:
CAAAGCATCCTCGCATTCATCTGACTGCAGGCACTTTGGAAAATCCCGCTACACCTCCAGCCTTTTGCATGTTATTGCGAAAACATTTAGAAGGAGGGCGCATTGCTAGCATTCTTCAGCATAGTCTCGATAGAATCGCTTTAATGTCTATCGATTTCCGTAATGAAGATGGTACCATTATAACTAAATGCCTTATCTCTGAGTTAATGGGCAAACATAGCAATATTATCCTCACACAAGATCAGGTTATTATTGATGCTATTAAAAGAGTTGGTCTAAGTATCAGTCGCACCCGACAGGTTTTACCTCGAATGGAATATACCTACCCACCTGGTCAAATGCGCCTGAATTTTTTCGAGACTCCTATACCTGTTTTTTTTAATACGCTTAAGACACTCCAAACAACTCCTGTCACCAAAGCCATTATTCAAACAGGTATTGGTGTCGGACCTATAACTGCCAAAGAAATAATTTGGCGAGCTGGGCTACCTGCTGACATTCTAGTTGAAGCCTTAGATAATTCTGATATTATCGCTTTACAAGAAGCAACCGAGAGTATTATTACTCATTTAAAATCAAAAGAAATAGAACCTACAGTAATTGTTAATGCCGAAAATCAGCTAGTTGGTATTGCATCTTTCAACTTAGAACATTTAATACAAAAAAATACGAAACATCATTTTTTCACTATGAGTGAGGCTGTTGAATTCATAGATAGTCTTTCAGGGAAAAAAAAGCTTCCTGAACAAACTATTTTATTCAAGATTGTCACAGAAGAGAGCAACCGCTTACAACGAAAAAAGATAATTCTTACTAAAGAATTATCTGATGCGACATCTGCGGATTCCTTTCGAAAATTTGCTGATATTATCATGGCGAATCTTTATTCAATACCTGAAGATCAGAATCAGATCACCTTACCCGACTTATACCACGATTCCCCTGACGATAATCAAATAAGTATAGTTATTGACACTAAACTTTCCCCATTAGAAAATGCCCAATCTTATTATTCAAAATATAATAAATTAAAGAGGGCACAGGAATTACTCAAAGAGCAGCTCTTCCAATGCATACACGAAACATCCTATCTAGAAAGCATTTTAGTTGCCCTTGAACATGCTACAAACAGTTCTGAGCTTGCCGATATTCGCGAAGAATTGATTAATAGCGGTTATCTTAAAAAGGCTAGCAAACGCCGCATTCCAATTCCTGCTTCCAAGCCACTAACAATCACCACGCAGGATGGCCTAACCATTTTAGTTGGAAAAAATAATCGTCAAAATGACATTGTAACATTTAAACAAGCACAGCATAATGATATATGGTTTCATACAAAAGACATCCCAGGATCCCACGTTATTTTACGCTCCGGCAGCCAAACCCCATCATTACAGTCGCTTCAATTAGCAGCACATTTAGCTGCCTATTATAGCAAAGCCAGTCAATCATCTAATGTGCCAGTGGATTATACACAACGTCGTTATGTAAAAAAGCCCTCCGGTGCGAAACCTGGTTTTGTTATTTATGATCACCAAAGTACTATATATGTAACACCAGATGAAAACCTGGTTAACTCCGTATTAAAAAAGTCCTAAACAAACAATTTATAGAAAAAGACATTTCCTATCCCTACTACTGCGGGATAGGAAATGTCTTTTTTTATTCTACAATTTCTTTAATTACTACCTTATCCGCTTGATCAACAGGCATCAACTGGACACCTACTACTTCTTTACTGGAAGTAGGCACGTTCTTCCCTACATAATCCGCCCGAATTGGCAGCTCACGATGACCACGATCTACTAACACTGCTAGTTGTATAACCTTTGGTCTTCCAATATCAATAATCGCGTCAAGAGCAGCCCGCACAGTTCGTCCCGTATATAATACATCATCAATTAACACAATTGTTTTTCCACTAATATCAACAGGAATCTGCGTTTGATGTACGATAGGCTGATAACTAAGAGTAGACAAATCATCCCGATATAAGGTTATGTCTAAAATCCCTACCGGTAATTCTACTCCTTCGATTCTTGCTATTTCAATTGCTAATCGTTCTGCCAGAGGTACGCCACGAGTTCTAATTCCTACTAGTACTAAATCTTTTATCCCTTTATTGTTTTCAATAATTTCATGGGCAATACGAATGAGCCCCCGTCTGATCGCTTGTTCATCCATGATGACGGTCTTTTCTACTAAATTAACCATAAAAAGCCCTCCCTAATTATGTATTTTCCGTAACTCTCTTAAGATTAGTTCCATATCCTCAGGCAAGTTCGCCGTAAATATCATATTTTCCTCAGTAACAGGATGAACAATCTTTAACTCAGCTGAATGCAACGCTTGCCCTATAATAGAAAACTGTCTTCGATCAGGTCCATATTTGGGGTCACCAACTACTGGATGTCCAATGTAAGCCATATGCACCCTAATTTGATGCGTACGTCCCGTAAGTAACTTGCATTCTACCAGGGTGTAAGCCCCAAACCGCTCTATCACACGAAATTTTGTTGTTGCTTCTTTGCTATTTACAAACGTTACCGCCATCCTCTTACGATCTGTAGGATGACGACCAATAGGTGCTTTAATAACTCCCTGCTCTTCCTTAATATTACCATGCACTATAGCTAAATAACGCCGACTTGCTGAACGTTCTTTTATTTGT
This window encodes:
- a CDS encoding NFACT family protein; translation: MSLDGVSLSALLAELNTKLTGGRIDKVFQSDKYTLILWIRQSNENLRLLISVNPKHPRIHLTAGTLENPATPPAFCMLLRKHLEGGRIASILQHSLDRIALMSIDFRNEDGTIITKCLISELMGKHSNIILTQDQVIIDAIKRVGLSISRTRQVLPRMEYTYPPGQMRLNFFETPIPVFFNTLKTLQTTPVTKAIIQTGIGVGPITAKEIIWRAGLPADILVEALDNSDIIALQEATESIITHLKSKEIEPTVIVNAENQLVGIASFNLEHLIQKNTKHHFFTMSEAVEFIDSLSGKKKLPEQTILFKIVTEESNRLQRKKIILTKELSDATSADSFRKFADIIMANLYSIPEDQNQITLPDLYHDSPDDNQISIVIDTKLSPLENAQSYYSKYNKLKRAQELLKEQLFQCIHETSYLESILVALEHATNSSELADIREELINSGYLKKASKRRIPIPASKPLTITTQDGLTILVGKNNRQNDIVTFKQAQHNDIWFHTKDIPGSHVILRSGSQTPSLQSLQLAAHLAAYYSKASQSSNVPVDYTQRRYVKKPSGAKPGFVIYDHQSTIYVTPDENLVNSVLKKS
- the pyrR gene encoding bifunctional pyr operon transcriptional regulator/uracil phosphoribosyltransferase PyrR; the encoded protein is MVNLVEKTVIMDEQAIRRGLIRIAHEIIENNKGIKDLVLVGIRTRGVPLAERLAIEIARIEGVELPVGILDITLYRDDLSTLSYQPIVHQTQIPVDISGKTIVLIDDVLYTGRTVRAALDAIIDIGRPKVIQLAVLVDRGHRELPIRADYVGKNVPTSSKEVVGVQLMPVDQADKVVIKEIVE